In Oscillatoria acuminata PCC 6304, a single window of DNA contains:
- a CDS encoding aspartate kinase: MALIVQKYGGSSVGSVERINAVAERVIKTVQGGNSVVVVVSAMGKTTDGLVKLANEISSNPSRREMDMLLSTGEQISIALLSMALQELGQPAISLTGAQVGIVTEAAHTRARILRIETQRIEQQITEGKVVVVAGFQGITSTKDLEITTLGRGGSDTSAVALAAALRADRCEIYTDVPGILTADPRLVPDAQLMTEITCDEMLELASLGAKVLHPRAVEIARNYGVPLVVLSSWTDDPGTLVSSPTPIARPLEGLELVRPVDGVEFDSNQAKVALLRVPDRPGVAAQLFGEIGRQQVDVDLIIQSIHELNTNDIAFTVSQESVNQAEAVAAAIAPTLRNRLDSAPEEAEVMVDRQIAKVSISGAGMIGRPGVAAKMFATLADAGVNMQMISTSEVKVSCVVDADQCDRAIDALCQAFEVSSSPLQSGSSNPGKAIDPNTPPVRGVALDLNQARVAIRHIPDRPGMAAKFFGVLAQENISVDTIIQSQRCHIINSVPTRDIAFTVARNDAKDARRVLVPLAAELGCGEIIVDEEIAKVSIVGSAMVNHPGIAAEMFNALARERINIQMIATSEIKVSCVVDRESGVKALQVIHAIFNLAGTQKIEVPA; this comes from the coding sequence ATGGCGCTGATAGTCCAAAAATACGGGGGGTCCTCCGTAGGGTCCGTTGAACGCATTAACGCTGTCGCCGAACGGGTGATCAAAACCGTGCAGGGCGGCAATTCCGTGGTGGTGGTCGTTTCGGCAATGGGAAAAACCACTGACGGACTGGTAAAATTAGCCAATGAAATCTCATCGAATCCCTCTCGCCGGGAAATGGATATGTTGCTTTCGACAGGAGAGCAAATTTCCATCGCCTTGTTGAGTATGGCGTTGCAAGAATTAGGGCAACCGGCGATTTCCCTGACGGGTGCACAGGTGGGCATTGTCACGGAAGCGGCGCATACCCGCGCCCGGATTTTGCGAATTGAGACGCAACGGATTGAACAACAGATCACAGAAGGGAAAGTGGTTGTGGTTGCCGGATTCCAAGGCATCACGAGTACGAAAGATTTGGAAATTACCACCCTGGGACGGGGGGGTTCGGACACTTCCGCAGTGGCCCTCGCTGCGGCATTGCGGGCCGATCGCTGCGAAATCTATACCGATGTCCCGGGCATTTTAACCGCTGACCCCCGGTTAGTTCCCGATGCCCAACTGATGACGGAAATTACCTGCGATGAAATGCTGGAATTAGCCAGTTTGGGGGCGAAAGTCTTGCATCCTCGGGCGGTGGAAATTGCCCGCAACTATGGCGTTCCGTTGGTGGTTCTGTCCAGTTGGACCGATGATCCCGGGACTCTGGTGAGTTCGCCGACACCGATCGCCCGACCCCTAGAAGGATTGGAATTGGTGCGTCCCGTGGATGGGGTAGAATTCGATTCCAATCAGGCGAAAGTTGCCCTGTTGCGAGTGCCCGATCGCCCCGGTGTGGCGGCGCAGTTGTTCGGAGAAATCGGACGGCAACAAGTGGATGTGGATTTGATTATCCAGTCCATTCACGAATTGAATACCAATGATATTGCCTTTACCGTGAGTCAGGAATCGGTGAATCAGGCAGAGGCAGTGGCAGCGGCGATCGCCCCAACCCTGCGAAACCGCCTGGATTCAGCCCCAGAAGAGGCAGAAGTCATGGTCGATCGCCAGATTGCCAAGGTGAGTATTTCGGGCGCTGGAATGATTGGACGTCCCGGTGTAGCGGCGAAAATGTTTGCCACCCTTGCTGATGCTGGGGTGAATATGCAGATGATTTCCACCTCAGAAGTGAAAGTGAGTTGCGTAGTGGATGCGGACCAATGCGATCGGGCGATCGATGCCCTTTGCCAAGCATTTGAAGTCAGTTCCTCTCCCCTGCAATCCGGTAGTTCTAATCCCGGGAAGGCGATCGACCCCAATACTCCCCCAGTCCGTGGAGTCGCCCTGGATTTGAATCAAGCAAGGGTGGCCATTCGCCATATCCCCGATCGCCCCGGCATGGCGGCAAAATTCTTCGGTGTCCTCGCCCAGGAAAATATTAGCGTAGATACGATTATCCAATCCCAACGCTGCCATATTATTAACAGTGTTCCCACCCGAGATATTGCCTTTACCGTGGCCCGGAATGATGCGAAAGATGCCCGTCGAGTCTTAGTTCCCTTAGCCGCAGAATTGGGATGTGGGGAAATTATTGTAGATGAAGAAATTGCCAAGGTTAGCATTGTCGGTTCCGCTATGGTGAATCACCCCGGTATTGCTGCTGAGATGTTTAATGCCTTGGCAAGGGAACGCATCAATATCCAAATGATTGCTACCTCTGAAATTAAGGTCAGTTGCGTCGTCGATCGCGAGTCTGGGGTCAAAGCCTTGCAAGTGATTCACGCCATTTTCAATCTGGCCGGAACTCAAAAAATCGAAGTTCCTGCGTGA
- the hisH gene encoding imidazole glycerol phosphate synthase subunit HisH — MPVIAVIDYDMGNLHSVCKGLENAGATAKITDVPGEIEQADAVLLPGVGSFDPAIQHLRSRDLVSPVQDAIASGKPFLGVCLGLQILFDSSEEGKEPGLGIIPGVVRRFKSEPGLTIPHIGWNRLELTQPDVPLWQHLQHQPWLYFVHSYYVDPIDSTVTAATVTHGSQTVTAAIARDNLVAVQFHPEKSSTAGLQMLANFVQQIEMRSLAMSH, encoded by the coding sequence ATGCCGGTAATCGCCGTCATCGACTATGATATGGGCAATCTGCACTCGGTCTGTAAGGGATTGGAGAATGCAGGGGCCACAGCCAAAATCACCGATGTGCCTGGGGAAATTGAACAGGCAGATGCAGTTTTGCTACCCGGAGTCGGGTCCTTTGATCCGGCAATCCAACATTTGCGATCGCGGGATTTAGTTTCCCCGGTTCAGGATGCGATCGCCTCGGGGAAACCGTTTTTAGGGGTTTGTCTCGGATTGCAAATCCTGTTTGATAGCAGCGAGGAAGGAAAAGAACCCGGTTTAGGCATTATTCCCGGGGTGGTTCGTCGCTTTAAATCCGAACCCGGTTTAACCATTCCCCATATCGGGTGGAATCGTCTGGAATTGACGCAACCGGATGTTCCCTTGTGGCAGCATTTGCAGCATCAACCTTGGTTGTATTTTGTCCATTCTTATTATGTTGACCCCATCGATTCTACGGTGACTGCCGCTACGGTAACTCATGGCAGTCAAACCGTCACCGCTGCGATCGCCCGAGATAATCTTGTTGCCGTCCAATTTCACCCGGAGAAATCTTCCACTGCCGGGTTGCAAATGTTAGCGAACTTTGTCCAACAAATCGAAATGCGATCGTTGGCAATGTCCCATTAA
- a CDS encoding pyroglutamyl-peptidase I — MTQTILLTSFDIWMSHHQTNSSDELLEKVSQVCGIPHDLHFLRKLPVDFEEAPKQAIAKINELQPDLVICCGMAECRQKLTVEKQARCGKEAIDTGLNLPLIIQDLKLTEISEDAGQFVCEALYYAVLKHLYPHRKKMGTLFVHVPILTPTNSQPILDDFLCLLHRLTQSNPH, encoded by the coding sequence ATGACTCAAACCATCCTCCTCACCTCCTTTGATATTTGGATGTCCCATCACCAAACCAACTCCTCCGATGAGTTATTGGAGAAAGTCTCCCAGGTGTGTGGGATTCCCCATGATCTGCACTTCCTGCGGAAATTACCCGTAGATTTTGAAGAGGCCCCCAAACAGGCGATCGCCAAAATCAACGAACTGCAACCGGATCTCGTCATCTGTTGCGGCATGGCAGAATGTCGGCAAAAACTGACGGTAGAAAAACAGGCGAGATGTGGCAAAGAGGCGATCGACACCGGATTAAATCTTCCTCTCATCATTCAAGATTTAAAACTGACTGAAATCAGCGAAGATGCCGGACAATTTGTCTGCGAAGCGCTTTATTATGCCGTCCTAAAACATCTATATCCTCACCGCAAAAAAATGGGTACCCTCTTCGTCCATGTCCCCATCCTCACCCCCACCAATTCCCAACCCATTCTCGACGATTTTCTCTGCCTCCTCCATCGCCTAACCCAGTCCAATCCCCATTAA
- a CDS encoding circularly permuted type 2 ATP-grasp protein, producing MRFDTYDPGDFYDELFIEKGKPRPQANPLIDRINSLSDGELLQRQQAAQSAMFKLGITFTVYGDSEGNERIFPFDIIPRIVAANEWATLNRGLKQRIEALNLFIADIYGDQKIIKDGIIPIELVHSAKGFLKPCIGLKPPKGIWCHITGTDLVREKDGQWYVLEDNLRCPSGVSYVLENRRVMKSTFPQVFRTMDIQPVDEYPSHLLETLLNLAPDNLPNPNVVVITPGIYNSAYFEHSFLAQQMGVELVEGKDLVVADGYLQMRTTKGLKRVDVVYRRIDDDFIDPLTFRSDSLLGVPGLMDVYRSGRLGIANALGTGVADDKAIYAYVPEMIRYYLGEDQIIPNVPTYLCGNPKHLDHTLANLDKLVVKAANESGGYGMLIGTQATTEQREDFADRIRTNPRNYIAQPTLCLSRVPTLIDSHIEGCHVDLRPYILYGKEIYVNPGGLTRVALKRGSLVVNSSQGGGSKDTWVVTE from the coding sequence GTGCGATTTGACACATACGATCCAGGTGACTTTTACGATGAACTGTTTATTGAAAAGGGAAAACCTCGCCCCCAGGCGAATCCCTTGATAGACAGAATCAATTCCCTATCAGACGGAGAACTTCTCCAGCGACAACAGGCGGCACAAAGCGCCATGTTTAAGCTAGGGATTACCTTCACCGTTTATGGGGATAGCGAAGGCAATGAGCGAATTTTTCCATTTGACATTATCCCCCGCATTGTGGCAGCGAACGAATGGGCCACTCTCAATCGTGGACTGAAACAGCGAATTGAGGCATTAAATCTGTTTATTGCTGATATTTATGGGGACCAGAAAATCATCAAAGATGGGATAATTCCCATCGAATTGGTTCACTCGGCGAAAGGATTTCTCAAACCTTGCATTGGGTTAAAACCTCCCAAGGGAATTTGGTGTCATATCACCGGAACCGATTTAGTCCGAGAAAAAGATGGGCAGTGGTATGTTTTAGAAGATAATTTGCGCTGTCCTTCTGGGGTGTCCTACGTCCTAGAAAACCGCCGGGTGATGAAAAGTACATTCCCCCAAGTTTTTAGAACGATGGATATTCAACCCGTTGATGAATATCCTAGTCATCTTTTAGAGACGTTACTCAATCTCGCCCCGGATAATTTGCCGAATCCCAATGTGGTAGTCATTACCCCAGGGATTTACAATTCGGCTTATTTTGAACATTCGTTTCTCGCCCAGCAAATGGGGGTGGAACTGGTGGAAGGGAAGGATTTAGTCGTCGCTGATGGTTACTTGCAAATGCGGACGACGAAGGGTCTAAAGCGCGTTGATGTGGTCTATCGTCGCATTGATGATGATTTTATCGACCCGCTGACATTTCGTTCCGATTCTTTGTTAGGTGTACCCGGTTTGATGGATGTTTATCGATCGGGTCGATTGGGGATTGCCAATGCTTTGGGAACGGGTGTTGCTGATGATAAGGCAATTTATGCCTATGTTCCTGAGATGATTCGGTATTATCTGGGAGAAGACCAAATTATTCCCAATGTCCCGACTTATTTATGCGGGAATCCCAAACATTTAGATCATACCTTGGCTAATTTAGATAAATTGGTGGTCAAGGCAGCGAATGAATCGGGCGGGTATGGGATGTTAATTGGCACTCAGGCGACAACAGAACAACGAGAGGACTTTGCCGATCGCATTCGGACCAATCCCCGCAATTATATCGCCCAACCCACCCTCTGTCTGTCTCGGGTTCCCACGTTAATTGATAGTCATATTGAAGGCTGTCACGTCGATTTGAGACCCTATATCCTCTATGGAAAAGAGATCTATGTTAATCCCGGGGGATTAACTCGGGTGGCCTTAAAACGAGGGTCTTTAGTGGTCAACTCTTCCCAAGGTGGGGGGAGTAAAGATACTTGGGTCGTGACGGAATAA
- a CDS encoding alpha-E domain-containing protein — protein sequence MLSRVANSIYWLNRYVERAENIARFIDVNLNLILDSPTGMTQQWEPLVKITGDAPLFQERYGEVLPENVIQFLAFDRHYPNSILSCLQAARENARSVREVISSEMWEQVNAFYMMVTEAAPKQNLASLHDFFTQVKLASHLFAGIMDATMTHNEGWHFGQIGRLLERADKTSRILDVKYYILLPSVHDVGTTLDEIQWMSLLRSASAYEMYRKRQHRISPTVVAEFLILDRDFPRSIRFCFLNAERSLHEITGTPVGTWRDPAERALGRLRSQLEYMTIADIFETGLHEFINTLQEQLNGVGQSIFNAYFALEPMVEAVEEIKPISSIQTQTQTQTAIGS from the coding sequence ATGCTGAGTCGCGTTGCAAATTCAATTTACTGGCTGAATCGTTATGTAGAACGGGCGGAAAATATTGCCCGTTTTATTGATGTCAATCTCAATTTAATTCTGGATTCTCCCACGGGGATGACCCAACAATGGGAACCCTTGGTGAAAATCACCGGGGATGCACCTCTGTTTCAGGAACGATATGGGGAAGTGCTGCCGGAAAATGTGATTCAATTTCTCGCCTTCGATCGCCACTATCCCAATTCGATTCTCTCCTGTTTGCAGGCAGCGCGGGAGAATGCGCGATCGGTCCGAGAAGTAATTTCTTCGGAAATGTGGGAACAGGTGAATGCCTTTTATATGATGGTAACGGAGGCCGCACCTAAACAAAATTTAGCCTCTCTCCATGATTTTTTTACCCAGGTTAAGTTGGCAAGTCACTTGTTTGCAGGAATCATGGATGCGACAATGACCCACAATGAAGGGTGGCATTTCGGACAAATTGGCCGACTGTTGGAACGTGCGGATAAAACGTCTCGCATTTTGGATGTGAAGTATTATATCTTGCTGCCGTCGGTGCATGATGTGGGAACAACTCTGGATGAGATTCAATGGATGTCGTTATTGCGATCGGCGAGTGCTTATGAGATGTATCGCAAACGTCAGCATCGGATTAGTCCGACGGTGGTGGCGGAATTTTTGATTTTAGACCGAGATTTTCCGCGCTCAATCCGGTTTTGCTTTTTGAATGCCGAGCGATCGCTTCATGAAATTACCGGCACTCCCGTGGGAACTTGGAGAGACCCCGCAGAACGCGCTTTAGGTCGATTGCGATCGCAGTTAGAATATATGACCATTGCCGACATTTTTGAAACGGGTTTGCATGAGTTTATCAATACTCTGCAAGAGCAACTCAATGGCGTGGGTCAGAGTATTTTTAATGCTTATTTTGCTCTCGAACCGATGGTAGAGGCAGTGGAGGAAATTAAACCGATTTCTTCCATTCAGACTCAGACTCAAACTCAGACGGCGATCGGGTCTTGA
- a CDS encoding proteasome-type protease, with amino-acid sequence MTYCLGILTRFGLVIAADSRTNAGVDHISTYQKLFDFSVPGERTILLCTSGNLSITQGAIAALEKDIKHQEEINLHTLPSLAEVARYIGNKIRAIQEQDRPFLERDRIDFKCSILLGGQIPGEEPNLYLIYSQGNFIHATKETPFLQIGETKYGKPLLDRTLTANTPLEAAAKCALLSIDSTMKSNISVGPPIDIVMYHTDSFTIRNRLRLRLGDPYLAKIRKLWESYVKQAFDDMPDVEWEYYEDDVKEDILID; translated from the coding sequence ATGACATATTGCCTGGGTATCCTCACTCGTTTTGGTTTAGTGATCGCCGCTGACTCGCGCACCAATGCCGGAGTTGATCATATTTCAACCTACCAAAAATTGTTTGATTTTTCCGTACCGGGAGAGCGAACTATTTTGTTATGTACCTCGGGGAATCTATCCATCACCCAAGGGGCGATCGCCGCCCTAGAGAAAGACATTAAACATCAAGAAGAAATCAATCTTCATACCCTTCCCAGTTTGGCAGAAGTGGCGCGTTATATCGGCAATAAAATCCGAGCGATTCAAGAACAGGACCGACCTTTCCTAGAACGCGATCGCATTGACTTTAAATGCAGTATATTACTAGGCGGCCAAATTCCTGGAGAAGAACCCAATCTCTATTTAATTTATAGTCAGGGAAATTTCATTCACGCCACCAAAGAAACGCCCTTTCTCCAAATTGGAGAAACCAAATATGGCAAACCTCTACTAGACCGAACTCTAACAGCAAATACCCCCTTAGAAGCTGCCGCCAAATGTGCCTTACTCTCCATCGATTCTACCATGAAATCTAATATTTCTGTAGGACCGCCCATTGATATTGTCATGTATCATACGGATTCATTCACCATCCGCAATCGCTTGAGATTGAGACTCGGCGACCCTTATTTGGCTAAAATTAGAAAATTATGGGAAAGCTACGTCAAGCAAGCCTTCGATGATATGCCCGATGTGGAATGGGAATATTATGAAGATGATGTAAAAGAAGACATTCTAATTGATTAA
- a CDS encoding pentapeptide repeat-containing protein: protein MQPNNEGWIKIAEYISLAGSVAGLVAALVLGRLSYAAVVLFLSAWLNLVYRHRLHLITQQRLSNAITEVDQSIDEFQVAIANRVGELSEEISHLNENLLEKPEKEQIERLISPILNLEQQLMVLDAALSRIGKHLEPPIEELRETLAATEGDLPEKATTTGSSRLPEEIAQLSEQISHLGEAIEKLEPRREGSEIVPVPPQMPMVPNVWGVPATVSEPNPNLPVIEASPGSHTSAASPSALPTWGNPYQKIDPETGSPLAFPANQALTLRGETAIAYSGYPNPAIGSEPAANIDLRGAILIGCSLTQANFAGGDLQEANLSQADLRGADLREANLAGANLSGANLNEADLDGANLAGADLRGINLRNTLFRNVYLSGANLSGSDLSGFDFSALNLNSATLIETNLSEANLQQTQLMGANLAGANLAGANLERANLTHANLTNANLIGANFGEGETQAQLDGAILPDGSIYE from the coding sequence ATGCAACCAAACAACGAGGGTTGGATTAAAATTGCTGAATATATTTCCCTGGCTGGATCAGTTGCGGGTTTGGTTGCTGCATTGGTTTTGGGAAGACTCAGTTATGCAGCAGTGGTTTTATTTCTCTCAGCCTGGTTAAATTTGGTCTATCGCCACCGATTGCACTTGATCACTCAGCAACGACTCAGCAATGCCATTACAGAAGTGGATCAGAGTATAGATGAGTTTCAGGTGGCGATCGCCAATCGAGTTGGGGAACTCAGCGAAGAAATCTCCCACCTGAATGAGAACCTCCTAGAAAAACCTGAAAAGGAGCAGATCGAGCGATTAATCTCACCCATCCTCAACCTAGAGCAACAGTTAATGGTATTAGATGCGGCGTTATCGCGGATTGGCAAGCATCTGGAACCTCCCATCGAGGAATTGCGGGAGACCCTCGCCGCCACCGAAGGGGACTTACCAGAAAAAGCCACAACCACAGGCAGCAGTCGCCTCCCCGAGGAGATTGCTCAACTCTCGGAACAGATTTCCCATCTCGGCGAGGCGATCGAGAAACTCGAACCCCGACGAGAAGGCAGCGAAATCGTCCCCGTCCCTCCTCAAATGCCGATGGTGCCGAATGTCTGGGGTGTCCCCGCAACAGTAAGCGAACCCAATCCCAACCTGCCAGTCATTGAAGCATCGCCGGGTTCCCATACCAGCGCCGCCTCACCCAGCGCTTTACCCACCTGGGGAAATCCCTATCAGAAAATAGACCCCGAAACGGGTTCACCCCTGGCATTTCCAGCGAATCAAGCGCTGACCCTCCGGGGAGAGACAGCGATCGCCTATTCCGGCTATCCCAACCCGGCGATCGGTAGTGAACCCGCCGCCAACATCGACTTACGAGGTGCCATTCTCATCGGCTGTAGCCTCACCCAAGCCAACTTTGCCGGAGGGGACCTCCAAGAAGCCAACCTCAGTCAAGCCGACTTACGCGGTGCCGACTTACGGGAAGCCAACCTCGCCGGTGCCAACCTCAGCGGTGCCAACCTGAATGAAGCCGACTTAGACGGTGCCAATCTTGCCGGTGCCGACTTGCGCGGCATCAACCTCCGCAATACCCTGTTTAGAAATGTCTATCTCAGTGGCGCAAACCTCAGCGGATCAGACTTGAGTGGATTTGATTTCAGTGCACTCAATCTCAACAGCGCCACCTTAATCGAAACCAACCTATCCGAGGCAAACTTACAGCAAACCCAATTAATGGGAGCCAACCTCGCCGGTGCCAATCTCGCCGGTGCCAACCTAGAACGTGCTAACCTCACCCATGCCAACCTCACCAACGCCAACCTCATCGGCGCTAATTTTGGCGAAGGGGAAACGCAAGCTCAACTCGATGGCGCAATCCTTCCTGATGGCAGTATTTATGAGTAG